The Camelus dromedarius isolate mCamDro1 chromosome 8, mCamDro1.pat, whole genome shotgun sequence genome includes a window with the following:
- the LOC135321825 gene encoding ankyrin-1-like has product MTACCYKDLKDSDSSSEEERRVTTRVIRRRLIIKGEEAKNIPGESVTEEQFTDEEGNLITRKITRKVLRRIVIPQERKHDDVVMERDCQKESRG; this is encoded by the exons ATGACTGCCTGCTGTTACAAG GACTTGAAAGACAGTGATTCAAGCTCAGAGGAAGAACGGAGAGTCACTACCCGAGTTATCCGCCGGCGTTTGATTATAAAG GGAGAGGAAGCAAAAAACATTCCTGGTGAATCTGTCACAGAAGAACAGTTTACTGATGAAGAAGGCAATCTCATCACCAGAAAA ATCACTCGGAAAGTCTTAAGACGAATTGTTATCCCACAAGAGAGAAAACATGATGATGTGGTAATGGAGAGGGACTGTCAAAAAGAAAGTAGAGGATAA